One Columba livia isolate bColLiv1 breed racing homer chromosome 26, bColLiv1.pat.W.v2, whole genome shotgun sequence genomic window, ACAATCACAGTTCTGACGAGAAGCAGCAGTCTTTGCTTTCAGCTCATTTGGTTGAACAAATGATACAAACGACCTGACCGGGAGGGTGAAAAAGAGCCTGGGAGGGGTGAAGGAGGGTGTAAAGCAAAGCAGGAATTTTGGGCTGTCactccaggagctgcagggatgGCTGACAGTGCCTCTCTCACAGGGAGCGTCACCCAGATCACGCTGTCGGAGGAGAGCATGGAGGAAGGGATCGAGTGGAACTCAGCTCTGACGGCCGCCGTCACCATGGCCACTGAGGAAGGCATGAAAAAGGACACAGATGAGATCTCGGGTAAGCTCAGGCTGCTGCTTGGCTCTTTTTTTTCGCCCTTCCTCACCTGTTACATACCGGAGACTGAAATGTGTAAAATAAGGAGAGTTTAGGCCATGACAGAGCTGTGCCTCAGCCCCTCGGCTGTCCTAGAAGCTTAGGCAGAATTTCCTCAAAGATTTTAAGCTCTGCATTCTATAGAGATGTGAAACGTTACCTTGGAAGTCATGGGGCTGTTTGAAAACATTACTGATTTGCTGCCTGGAtctgttttgcttctttgggtgtttttttgtttgtttttttgtttgtttgtttttttgcgTGTTATATCCACCCCCAGCAACCAAATTGCCTGAAAGGTTGAAGGTCGTCTTGGGGGAAAAATGCCAAATCTTTGTACATGTTGGCTTCTTTTTGCCCTCTCCTTGTGCCAGAGGACACGCTGATGTTCTGGAAAGGAATAGCTGACGTGGGGCTGATGGAAGAGGTCGTATGCAACATCCAGAAGGAGATAGAAGAAGTCCTAAGAGGTGTCCAGCAGAGGCTGGGGCAGTCTCCCTTCCAGGTGACGGGTAGGTTGTGAGCCACAGCCTCTGGCTTTGCAGCGGGGATGCTCAAAAAGGCAGCttcaggcaaaaataaaaagggacgAGGCTTCATCCCCAACATTTAAAGATGTTGAGTCAGGATGAGACCATCAGGTGACTGCCCACAGCTCCCAGGCCTCATGAAAACCTGTATAGCTTCACTTCACGAACCAGGTTATTTGAATGCTTTTCTGTGTGGCGGTGCCTGCTCGAACAGGTCCTGTCCCATCACTTCTCCTTCTGGATTCACTTGTGCCAGGAAACCTATTTCTGGGGCTAAACCAGATGAGGGAACTGATctggtttaaaaataacaccCCTCCTCTCTTTCACGTTATTTTTAACCCGGATCAATTCCCTAATCCAGTTCAGCAAATGCCCCTGTGAGCAGAGGGTTTGAGAGCATCTCTTGTTGATGCTTTTGCTGTGAGAACATCCATGTAGCCACAAACTTCATTTTACCCAggatattttccttattttctaaTTTATCTCTGGGCTGGCGGATCTTTGTATCTGGTACGTGGCAGCTGTGAGTGACTGAAGTCCGTGGATTATAACAGAAATTTTACACAGCTTTCGGTGAAGCTGGCATGTTAATGACACTGCCAGCAGCATGGGGTGATGATTTGTAGCAGGAGAGCTCGTTTGTATCTCTCTGATTGCAAATTATGCTTTCATTTGCAGCAATTTGGAGCTGCTTGGGTGacacatctgtttcattttctttatcatgtgaatgggattATTTAGTCCTTGGATGTCACAAggatgagggagctgggtctgccTTTGTCAGCCTTGTGAAAAAACAGAGTTTTACtaaaagcagcagaatttttttttgtgcaataTGAGCGTCTTTTTGAGTGCCTGAGTCCACCGGTGGGACTAAGCACTCAGCCCCATGCGCTTTCCTTGCAGATGCTGCAGTCTTGAACAACGTTGCTCACACATTTGGCCTGATGGACACCGTCAAGAAGGTTCTGGACAACAGGAAAAACcagacagaacaaggagaggagCAGTTTCTTTACACACTGGCAGGTACAGTCAGTGCCCTTTGAGGCTTCTCATCCTCTTGCTGCTCTTGGGAACTGATGTAATTTTCCCCAATAtttcatggaatcacagaatcattttggttgggaagaccttcaagatcatagagtctgaccataacccacccctagCAATAACCCATGTCCAAGaccctcatctctgtgtctgttcaacatgtccagggatggtgactccactacttCAATACACACTGCCCCAAAACAAATTAATCCCAGTCCCTTTCCATCCTAGAGCTTGAGTGGAATTTCCCCTCTGCTTTGCTTCGAGTGACCAGTCACCTGAGGTATTTGACAGCCCGAAGTCTGTGCCCTTTgctgcagccaggctgctggggctgcaacTCCGATTCAGTTGGCACTAGGAAATAGATACTGTGAACAAGAGTTGTGCCACCATCGTCTGAGCTGTGGGCAGCACTGTGCTGTGCCCAAACTAATAAGGTTCACCGCATACAGGGTGCTGACTTCTCTGCTGGTCTTGGTGCGAAGCTATCAGGTGTCTTGCATGGCTTCCCCTGAGCTGAAGCAAATAACCTGACCTGGATTCCCCAGAGCTGCTTGTGGGTTGTGTCTCCCTCCTCATGTGTCCTGTAGGACCTGTTCTTATCTGGGATGTCCTAGTCCCCTACTGCCCCAGATAAGTGAGATTACTGGGCTACTCCTGACCAATGTTCACCCAGACCAGGGCTGAGGGAGATGTTTTACTGACCCAGTCTTGCTGCCTGTCACAGAATCATCatggaatcatggaatagttggGATGGGAGGGGCCTTTCCAGCTCTCCCAGTGctgccccgtccagcctggcctgggatgtctccagggatggttcatccaccacctctctggccaacgtgggccaggctctcaccaccctcagggccaacaatttcttcctcatgttcagcctgaatctccctcctttagtttaaaaccatcgccccttgtcctactgcaaCAGGCCCTgttcaaaagtctgtccccatctttcttactggccacttttaagtacagaaaggccacaataaggtctccctggagcttctcttctccaggctgaacaccccaaggctctcagcctgtcctcctgGGGAGGGGATCCAGTTGAGCTTAGAAGCTCTTCCTGCTGCCCGGGGGGTTACTCCACCCTGCCTTGTAGGTGGGTCTGTCTTGGGAGCAGAAATCCCCATCTTCTCCTCAGTAGGAGCAGACAGCCAACTGGGATGGAGCATCGACTGGTCTGTATCCAGGCACTGGCAGCAGCCAAAGGAGCCTGAGCGGGTGCAGAATATTGACCAGGTCTGTGTGGGTGGCAGGAGAACGTGACCTTTTCCTTCAGTGCAGTTTGATCACAAGTGAAAACACTAAGATCGTGCTCAACTAGGTGCTTTGGAGACCTCCTGTCACAAATGTCGGGCACAGCGGTTGGTTGTGGAGTCCCCCGGAGCCCCAGCAGTGTGGTGGCCGTGGCCCCCAGCGCTGCTCAGCCTTTCTCTTTGCAGACCTGGAGCGGCAGCTGGAAGAGCAGAAGAAACTTGCCAAGGACCAGAAGGCCAAGTCCCAAACCATCCAGAATGTGGTGCTGATGCCCGTCAGTGCTCCCAAACCCCCCAAGAGACCCCGCCTGCAGCGCCCGGCCTCTGCCACCGTCCTCAGCCCCTCCACCCCCATTCAGCAGCCTCAATTCACTGTCATCTCCCCCATTGCCATCGCGCCCGTCGGACAACAATTCTCCGTGGGCAACATCCCGGTGGCAACCATCAGCCAAGGCTCCAGCCCAGTGACTGTTCACACCTTGCCCTCCGGTTCCCAGCTCTTCCGATATGCCACCGTGGTGTCCTCCTCCAAAACTGGCTCCTCCGACACAGTCACCCTCCACCCgtcctccagcctggccttgctgAGCTCGGCGGCTGTGCAGGACAGCGGGGCCTTGGCCAACGTGGCCACTGTGGTCAACCCTGTGGAACTGGTGGCCATGGAGTCCGGGCTCACGTCCACCATCCAAGCTGTGGAAGGCACCTCCGACGACGGACAAACCATCATCGAGATCGACCCAGCACCAGATCCTGAAGCAGAGACAGAGGAGACGGAGGGGAAAGCTGTGATCTTGGAGACGGAGCTGAGGACTGAGGAGAAAGTGGTGGGAGATGTGGAGGAGCATCAGCACCAGGTCCATAATGTGGAGATTGTGGTTTTGGAGGACTGAGTGGGGAAGGAGAGTGTTGGTTTGGggaatttgttttattttgggcttttttgttaaGTATCTTTTCCAGCTACCCCATTTGTTTCCATGGATACTTTCATTGTACTGTacattttttacatatatatatatattttattttttttttaaagctggagAAACACGTGAGACCTGGAAAAGGCTCCGTCTCCATGGAGCACTGAACAAatctgcctgttcacagggttGAGGAGAGACTGGATCTCTGCTGAACAACCCAAGCGGGGAGGAACTGGACGAGGGCTCTGGCACCGAGAGCGCGGCCCAGCCGCACATGGGGcttctgctccagctgccctgacCCCcgttattttatttcagagagaCAAAAACCAGTGGCTGGTGCATTGCTGTGCCTGTGGGAAAGGGTGACAGTTTTGGGGTGGAACAGGTAcctcatttgtatttttattttcccccagGGAAGGGAATTCTGTCACCtcaactgggattttttttaattattattcttgCTTTTGGGGGAAACAACGGTAACCCTGGTTTTACTGTCTGTCTTCTCCTCATCCACACAAATTGGttttatatctatatttttttgTACGTTtgctctctcccttccctcgTCCAGATTTCCCAGCTATAAAGCCCTGGAACCTTCTCTCGAGGGTCCCCGTATACCAATCCCTCCTCTTCCCACAGCACTTTTCCCCCATCCCTTTCCCTGCCGGTGCTGCAAATGCCACTTGGAGAGTCCGAGATCACTTCAGCCTTTTGcataaaggcaaaaaaaaaaggtcgaGCTTAAAACTGCAACGTCCCCCTGGgctgctcagcgctgcaggGACTTTTTGGGGTGTACAGAGCATGTTGTGCTGTTGCTTTTCCGGGAGAACTGGACTCCGGATTGGGGCAGCTCCTGTTTACATcgtgtgctggggctgctccatgCTTGTCACTACTTGTTTGGTggtcttatttatttttggttttttctttcttcctataATCTCTGGGCAGGATTAAGAACTGGCAGCTGCTGAAATCATACGTgctctgctgttttcctttttttcttctgctgtctgGGTGTCTCTTGGGGCTCAGTTGCCATGGAAAGGCAGAACAGGGGACACACTGGATGCTGCAgtggtttgggggggctgggatGAAGGGGGAGCTGCTTGGCTGGAAAATATTaagcaaaacaacagcaaaagagacacatttggggtggggggaagaaagatgtgtttgcctattttttacattaaaaggaaaaattgaacTACGCTTGAAGGGATTGTTCATGGTGGCAGTTCTGTCACCTCAGAGGCAGCCAGGAGGGGCAAGGATccctctgggtgctgctgctcagaCCCCTCCGGCTTGCCCAGTatctgggggtcctgggtgGGCTGCAGTGGCCCCTGCTTTCCCCCtccaccccaggatgcaggGGAGCTCAGATATTGGGTTACGACGGAGTTGGGGTGTGGGGGCAGCAGCCGGGCCTCGGATTTGCcattttttgtgaaaaaatacAGCTGGGCAGCGGGGGTGCCTGGCCCTTTAAGAGCACACCCCACCCCACCTCCCCGCCCCTTGCGCTGCCGCGCCTGTTCGCGCGGGGGCGCTGATTTCCCCTCGCAAGTCCTCCGTCGGCCCGGCATGCACCGCGACCCTTCCCCGCCATTGTGCCCGGGGAAAGGCCTGTGGGCACGAGGCGGCGGCGCCTGGGCCGGAAGGAGAGGCGAGAAGTGGGGGTGACGGCTGGCTAGAGCGTCAGCCGCCGCGGGCGAGTCGGAGTCCGCCAGGTAGCTgcgccgcgcccgccgccgggTCATGTCGGCCAGCAGCCTCCTGGAGCAGGTAGGAACCTCCGCCGCCACCCCGCGGCCTTTCCCCTGGCGGCGCCGGGGCTGGCCCGCTACGCCAGGCCGAGGCTCAGGGTCTAGCGGCGCGAGACAGGCCCGGAGGCCGCcgcctcccttcccctccctcggGCCGGGCACGTTGGGCTGCGGCCGGGCCTTgtccccgctccccgcccggcCTCGCCGCTCTCCTCTTGCCTTCCCACGCTGCTGCCGCCGAGCCGGAGACCCAAGGGCCAAAGCAACAAAGGTGGGGGGCTGGGAAACGGGGCGTCCCGCGGCGGGGTTGACGGGCAGGGTCTGCTGGGCAGCTCGCCGGGCAGCTCCGCGGTGTCTGGGCCTCCACACGTGTGGGAGGAAAACAACCCGAGCACTGCGAGACCTCTCGTCGCTGCGGGGGCTGCGGAAAGTGCGCGGGTAAAGAGTGCTGTTGCAGTGCCCAAGTGTCTCCGTTGGGTTAAACGTGGTGTATCCTGAACTAGTGAGTGGTAGTAACAGTATGTGGTCTGTCTTTAAGTACTTTTACGTTGGTAAATGTTCGATTTTATCGGCAAAGTTCTTTCTAACGCTCTGAATCTTCTTCCTCAGGGCAAAACAGATCTGTGCACCAGAAGGGTGGGTTAAATGATGATGATTTTGAACCCCACCTGAGTCCCCAGGCCCGGATGGTGAGTAAGAGTGCAAGTACCTGCTGAGGGCGGGAGGCACTGAGAGCCCCCCAGGCTTCCTGCCGCTCCCTAGCAAAGGCCAATTTGGCGTCTGTGCATTTCCCCATCTCTACGTACTATATTTTGATGTTTTCCACATTTCTTATCATAATATGCTATTTTATACGTGCCTTTCTCCAGGCAGAAAACAGTAGAAGTGGTGGATGGGGTGTAAAGGTTTTAGCAGCTTTTGGGGGGTGTAAGGACAGTACagttcagtttgtttttttcatcataGCTGTCCTGAAGTCCTGCACTTTCAGTTTTGCTGTTACAAGCTTGTTTCCCTGCTGGTTTCTGGTTCTTCGCGCCGTGCGAGGAGACACGCGACATCGTGTTGTGGAGTGACTGCACTCGGTGCAGTTACGCTCCCAAGGGCTTTTGGAGGATACGATCAACGTTCTTGTCTCTCCGCCAAGTAAACTAAAAATGTGTGTCATGGGGTTTTCTCGACTTTTttcaccaaaaaaccccacagaacaCACGTGCGATAAAGGCTGTTAAGACTTTTTGAGGGCTTTAGTTAGAAGTCAGGCTGGAGAGGGCTTGTGACCAGCTTCTGAAAGTCAGACTTCCAGATACTTTTCCTCTTAACTTTCTGTTTAAGATCAGTTCTGCTGTtaactgatttttgtttttcttaatgagCTGCAGGAGAGTGACACACAACAGATGGAGTTCACCTGATTAGATGGTACAAGTAAGCATTGCGAATAAAACATCTACAGTAGGACTGCGGCAGTTAGTTCATTCTCTTGGCTTCTCTTTCCAGCTGCGATTAGTAAAAAGAAcctgttctgcttttccttttctgtattttttttgatTGCTTTTCCTAGACAATGTATATTGTTCAGATAAATGATGAGTGATTTATTGCAACACAAGAACAGGTTTCTGTCTGAGTTGAATTTTCAACAGGCATTTTGCTAGTTTGTGCTAAAGCTATGAGGCTAAATATCCTTGAAGGTCCTGTCAGCTGTTGTATAACCTTCAGAATTCAGCCTCTCCATTAAGATAACTCACTGCCTTCAGCTCCCTAAAAGGTTACAAGCCTAAATTCCACCTGCAAAGGGCAAGGGAGTGTGATTACTTTCTCAAGTCTTGAATAAAACCAGCTGCTTTCCTAGTAGCTGTCAtttaatggggtttttttctatcCCAGAAGTTAACATCACACATTTCCAGCCTCCATCTGAATGTGGACATATTTCCTGCCAAGTGTAGTTGTATTTAAACCTCCTAAAGAGAATGAAGGTTACTGTAATGTTAAAAGCAACGTGGTATTTACCCTATTTTTCATGTTTGAAGAACAACCAAACAGTTAAtatctttttgtgtgtttcacacTGGTAAAagtcagttttaaaaacaaggaAGTGGTTGTGTTGCACAGCAGGAggtgagcagagctgctgcgcTGGAAATCCAGCAGGAGTGAGGGGAAACCACCATGTTAACTTCTAATTACATTTTAAGGTGACTTTATCTCACTTTCTCTCCATGTTGTGTTGCTCATCAGCTCCCATCTGGGATTTTACACTCAATATCATAGAAACAAAAACTTGGAGAGAGCCGTGGTGCTGCTGAGCCCACCAGCCAGGTACAAAAATTTGATATTTTGTAGTGTGCACCTCTTTTTGAAGATGGGAGTTACAGATACAAcgctgaaaaaataattaaatgaagCCCGCTGCCATGGAATAACACAAGTGGTTTCTGAAATTGTTTTCCGAGCTCTCCACACAAGCAGGAGGTGCCCAAGTTGTGAACTTTTATGGCTCTTcatgcaggagctgctgtttcaGGTGTGACTGTTAGTGGCTTGTCAGCCTAAGAAATGAGGTTACTCAGTGTTCTGACGTGCAGATACACAGCAAGTGATTCCtcaacagcttaaaaaaaaaggaataaaaggtCAACAGCAATGGTAAGTAAATTTAAACCCTTATCCTAGCCCTGAGGGGAAGATGAATAGTGAATTTGAGGAAATAACTGTAAAAAAAGTCTTAGTCATTGGAGAGATCGAAGAGGTGGTGAAGCTTGATTTGCGTACTGATCAGGAGCTGTGTCCGCTGTGTGAATGCGGGTTGTGGAGTGAAGTGGCGAGTTTGGTAAAGCATTGTTTATACGTTCAGGTGAACAGCAACGGGTTTGTCTTAAACCTGCTTTGAGCTGGCACTTCTTACTGTGAAGAATAAAGGTTGGCctggctattttatttttttatctctgCTGGCTGAATTTTTATGACTTTTCCTGTCTCgtgtggcaggagcagcaccTCTGGCCAAGTGCTGGTTTGCGTCTGTCCCTGTGCTCCCGTTCCCCCTGACCTGGCTGGAGACAAACCCCAGTGCCTGAGTGACATTTCCTGGGCCTGGGGTGTCACTGGCTTCACCGCAGCCCCCGAGGTTTTAAAATAACCCCCTGATCCACTGATGACACCTGGGGTAGGTGTTGGCACTGGGGAAAGCAGCAGGACCCCGAGCTGTGGTACCGACCGGTGCTTGCTGTGAAGCCGTCACCCCTTCGTGGTCTGTGTAATGAGAACTGTCTTAcgaactggggaaaaaaaaagaagtctttatttttctagagTCAGTGCTTCAGCCTGTCCTCGGACATCCCCGCGGGCGCAGGCAGCGACACATCTCTTGTGACACCGGGCCTGGGAGGATGGTCCACTGGCTctgctgcaccccagcacccccaccTCACAAACAGTATTTGCTGCTTGACCGAGAAAAGCGACAGTCAGGGGCCAGAGCGGTgaccagcccagcccaggccACAGATGTCAGCTCCCAGTGTGAGGCTTCAGCTCCGTCCCACTTGGCAACAGGCACAGTGAATGGAGAATCTGCACTGGAAAGGGCTTTGCTGTTTCCAAAGAGCCAAAACCCCTCATGCCCCCTGACCCTGTGCTGTCCCATAACCCCCTCCCCAGGGTGCGGGCACTCCTGGGCTTTCCCAGCACCGGGGAGTCGTCACCTCCACCCTGTCCCAATCAACAGGGCGATCGCGGGCGATCTTCAACCTTAACAGCAGGAGGAAAATCCCAGCCGGAAACAGCTCAGCCACTGCCAAGGAGGGAACGTGCTCTCCTCCACCAGCATCCACCCAGagcagcaacaggcagagagagataaTAACCTCCTgcttttctggggtttttttttgggaaaagctacaaacaaaagacaaattGACAGTGCAGTGCGGCCACAATGCGCTGGTTCCCTCCACAAACACCACAGCTCTCCCCATCAGCACCACAGTGGGAGCCATGCTGGATGCTCTGGGACTCACTGGGTGGTGGCAACATCACCCAGTTTCTGCCAGGTCCCTCCAGCTGCCCCGAACAGCCTGAGGGAAGAACCAGGAGCCGGATCCTCACCCCAGAGGAGGCAGGCTCAAACCACAGCCTCGGCAGCTGCTCCATTCAGTAAGCACCACCACACTCACTGGCAAACGGGGAACTGTGCTTGGGCCAGGCACCGCATCCTCCTGTTCACGAGGGCCGGCGCTGAGGTCGAGCGCAACTTCAGTCTGTTGGCATCCACCTCATCGTGGCCGCCCTCCCGCTGTGCCCACGCGTTGGGGTGCAGCCACTTGTAGTAGGCAACtctcagcagcagccccagcaggtaGCAGGGCAGGGCGGCGCCGAGCAGCAGGACGAGGTACGAGTGCTCGTCTGAGGGTGACTGGCCCCAGAGCCAGCACAAAGCCAGCAGCGTGCTATCTGCCAGGATGAAGCTGTGATAGATGACACTGCGGCCCAGCGTTCTCCCCGGTGCCACGTTGAACCAGCTGAAGTAGAGGATCACAGCCACAGTGGCCCGGTAGAGCTGCTCGGGGCCTGGAGACTCCATGAAGTCCGTGCCCTGCAGGCTGACCCAGAGGAACATCACCAGCCACACCAGCGGGAAGTGGATGGCCATGCCAGATGGCCAGAGCAGGGTGAAGAGAGTGACAGCGAGGACACGGGGGCAGAGAAGGAAGAGGTTCCATAAGAAGTAGATGACGGAGGAGCTCAGCCTCAGCTCGTACTTGTCCTGCAAGAAGGAGCGCAGGGACTGGTGGTAGTCCAGCAGAGACCAGGTCACACACAGGAACGCCATGCAGATCCCCAGCCCTGCGAacacagcagagatgctgagggcAGACCCCGGGGGCGGGGCTGGAATGGGACCTGggtggctctgcagagcccctCTCCAGCTCAGGGAACCCCCAGCACATGGGGGCAGGAGGTCAGTGCTGGCACATGGCTGGGCTCCCTATTTCACTGTAGCAACACTTGGCTCTTCCTCACCCCAGGATGGGCAGCAAAGTGCCCCTTTGGTGGGCTCCACTGCACCCTCCACATCCACATGAGCATCTTCCCACTCCCCAGCAGGCTCCCAACTTCTCTCCTGACCCTCAGCCGCTGTGGGGCACGTAGGGGAACGACCATAGGGTCCCTCAGTTCAACCCTCCCAGCCCAGGCCTAGGGCTGTGTCTCACATTGACGGAAGGAACAATGAAGAAGAACGACATCAGAGAACCTAAAGTAAGGACAGGACAGTGTCTTGCAGCCCCTAGACAGCCCATCCTGTCCAAACCCGCTCTGATCCCAAGCCTGCGCCCCCCTCACAGCTGCCCCCGCCCCTCA contains:
- the XKR8 gene encoding XK-related protein 8 isoform X3, producing MAPRAPGRFGPLQLALAAAGAAAAALDVFADGCLHALKVGWKVCWTKTAVEEEQSRMAFLSHDISMLRLFETFLENTPQLVLFLHGVLRTNKAEPSQGLGICMAFLCVTWSLLDYHQSLRSFLQDKYELRLSSSVIYFLWNLFLLCPRVLAVTLFTLLWPSGMAIHFPLVWLVMFLWVSLQGTDFMESPGPEQLYRATVAVILYFSWFNVAPGRTLGRSVIYHSFILADSTLLALCWLWGQSPSDEHSYLVLLLGAALPCYLLGLLLRVAYYKWLHPNAWAQREGGHDEVDANRLKLRSTSAPALVNRRMRCLAQAQFPVCQ
- the GMEB1 gene encoding glucocorticoid modulatory element-binding protein 1 isoform X2, which encodes MTDPSTIEANEEIEIAYPITCGESKAILLWKKFVCPGINVKCVKFNDQLISPKHFVHLAGKSTLKDWKRAIRLGGIMLRKMMDSGQIDFYQHDKVCTNTCRSTKFDLLISSARAPVPGQQSVVQTPTSADGSVTQITLSEESMEEGIEWNSALTAAVTMATEEGMKKDTDEISEDTLMFWKGIADVGLMEEVVCNIQKEIEEVLRGVQQRLGQSPFQVTDAAVLNNVAHTFGLMDTVKKVLDNRKNQTEQGEEQFLYTLADLERQLEEQKKLAKDQKAKSQTIQNVVLMPVSAPKPPKRPRLQRPASATVLSPSTPIQQPQFTVISPIAIAPVGQQFSVGNIPVATISQGSSPVTVHTLPSGSQLFRYATVVSSSKTGSSDTVTLHPSSSLALLSSAAVQDSGALANVATVVNPVELVAMESGLTSTIQAVEGTSDDGQTIIEIDPAPDPEAETEETEGKAVILETELRTEEKVVGDVEEHQHQVHNVEIVVLED
- the XKR8 gene encoding XK-related protein 8 isoform X1, which encodes MAPRAPGRFGPLQLALAAAGAAAAALDVFADGWVAAGYARGGQPGRAALALALLAAASVATQACSWFWLRSDPPELRPAVPTGLLAALHLLQLGFLFRCLHALKVGWKVCWTKTAVEEEQSRMAFLSHDISMLRLFETFLENTPQLVLFLHGVLRTNKAEPSQGLGICMAFLCVTWSLLDYHQSLRSFLQDKYELRLSSSVIYFLWNLFLLCPRVLAVTLFTLLWPSGMAIHFPLVWLVMFLWVSLQGTDFMESPGPEQLYRATVAVILYFSWFNVAPGRTLGRSVIYHSFILADSTLLALCWLWGQSPSDEHSYLVLLLGAALPCYLLGLLLRVAYYKWLHPNAWAQREGGHDEVDANRLKLRSTSAPALVNRRMRCLAQAQFPVCQ
- the GMEB1 gene encoding glucocorticoid modulatory element-binding protein 1 isoform X1: MANAEVSVPVGDVVVVPSDGNEGENPEDTKTQVILQLQPVQQGIYQEGSEASAAVVAVETHTIHKLEEGIDPSTIEANEEIEIAYPITCGESKAILLWKKFVCPGINVKCVKFNDQLISPKHFVHLAGKSTLKDWKRAIRLGGIMLRKMMDSGQIDFYQHDKVCTNTCRSTKFDLLISSARAPVPGQQSVVQTPTSADGSVTQITLSEESMEEGIEWNSALTAAVTMATEEGMKKDTDEISEDTLMFWKGIADVGLMEEVVCNIQKEIEEVLRGVQQRLGQSPFQVTDAAVLNNVAHTFGLMDTVKKVLDNRKNQTEQGEEQFLYTLADLERQLEEQKKLAKDQKAKSQTIQNVVLMPVSAPKPPKRPRLQRPASATVLSPSTPIQQPQFTVISPIAIAPVGQQFSVGNIPVATISQGSSPVTVHTLPSGSQLFRYATVVSSSKTGSSDTVTLHPSSSLALLSSAAVQDSGALANVATVVNPVELVAMESGLTSTIQAVEGTSDDGQTIIEIDPAPDPEAETEETEGKAVILETELRTEEKVVGDVEEHQHQVHNVEIVVLED
- the XKR8 gene encoding XK-related protein 8 isoform X2, which gives rise to MAPRAPGRFGPLQLALAAAGAAAAALDVFADGWVAAGYARGGQPGRAALALALLAAASVATQACSWFWLRSDPPELRPAVPTGLLAALHLLQLGFLFRCLHALKVGWKVCWTKTAVEEEQSRMAFLSHDISMLRLFETFLENTPQLVLFLHGVLRTNKAEPSQGLGICMAFLCVTWSLLDYHQSLRSFLQDNLQGTDFMESPGPEQLYRATVAVILYFSWFNVAPGRTLGRSVIYHSFILADSTLLALCWLWGQSPSDEHSYLVLLLGAALPCYLLGLLLRVAYYKWLHPNAWAQREGGHDEVDANRLKLRSTSAPALVNRRMRCLAQAQFPVCQ